The following nucleotide sequence is from Dromaius novaehollandiae isolate bDroNov1 chromosome Z, bDroNov1.hap1, whole genome shotgun sequence.
TTGTGGTGGGAATAAAGGTGAGTGTCTGTACATGTCTGGCTGGCACAATACTCTAAACCCTATTTCCAACGAAAACTATAACATAGGGGCTGCACTCTCCCTTGCAAACcagttttttgcttgtttctgaaaTACCTAGAGGATTTCCGCCCCCGTTCTTTGTATGGCTTTTGTACAAATAACCAGGACACATTTGTGCATTTACATACGATCTGGGACCTTTTCATCCAGCACTACTTCCCTGCAACAAATGCTGCATCATTCACTGAAATTAAACCTCTTCTCTCAGTACACAAACTAAAATCCTTTCTGAGGCTGACAGAACTCTTGAGCTGTTCCCTGCAACCCCCTGTGTATTGCCTGATCCTCTTACCCAGTTcactccttttcttcccctttgctcCAACACTTCTCCCCTATCTCCCCTTAGTCTATTCAGTCCCATACTTTACCACAGTTTGTCTGCAAAGACAGACTAGCCATGGGTCACAAGATAAGTAACAGACTGACATCCATCTATTTTTCCTGTCTCCACAGCTGGATAAAGGCACAGCACCTCTAGCAGGAACAAATGGAGAAACCACCATACAAGGCAAGGAGAGATCTAAGTAGCCATAATTATGACTGGTAAAGTGAAAGCCATCAGATGACTAAAGGGGTTTGCAGCCTTAGCTGGTGTCATGATACTTTTCAGTACTATGTTGAGAACACCAAGTTCAGCCCTACCCATGAAGGACTGCTCTCAGTGAAGCACTGTTCTTTCATCTGCAGGGCTGGATGGACTGGCTGAGCGCTGtgcccagtacaagaaagatggtGTTGACTTTGGCAAATGGCGTGCGGTGCTGAAGATCACCAGCACAACTCCCTCTCAACTCGCTATCCAGGAGAATGCTAACGCACTAGCACGCTACGCCAGCATCTGCCAGCAGGTACCTACCCTCCACTAATCTTTCTTGAGATGCTGTTACCCTTTCTCATTGTTTCCCATGATAACAGCGAGGTATCTTGAAAGACCGATCTCTGCGAGGGGTTTCAAAAACAATGAGAAAGGGGGACCATACAGCAAGACGGAATACCATCAGTGTTGAGGGAGACAGCAAAGACAGTTTTTCCTCCATACCTGCAAAgactttcctgtttttctttccttagcaCGGGTTGGTGCCCATTGTGGAGCCAGAAATCTTGCCTGATGGAGACCATGATCTCCAACATTGTCAGTATGTCACAGAAAAGGTAAGAGATCTTTGCCATGCCCTTCTTCAAAAATCAGTGGTTAATCTTTTGCAGAGTTTGCATTCACAGATCTCAGGGAGTTTTGACCAAGAAAGTACTTCATAACTGCGCCAGAGAAATCAGCTGCTCGCAAGTGATGATTTAATAGCAAATGTGAGACTAGGATCCTTGCTTTTGGATGTCCATTCAAACCTCTGTTAGAAGCATTCTCCATCTCAGAAAGATTCACTGGGGGTAAAAGTATCTATCTCTCTTTCAGTACTCCTGTTCACAGGGACAAATCCAATAAACATAAAGAGTGGTGTATTAGTCATCGCAAAAGCAGTGTCTCCAGGGTTGCATTACTGACTCCTGTGATAAACTTCAAGAGAAAGTGAAGTTCAGTTTGATCTTCTTTCCACACTCTCAAGCAATAAGCTGTCTTTCCACAATAGGCTGAGCACACTGTTGAAGAATCTGTGGGTGTGAATTAGATGGGTCTTAGTATGTGAAGATCTCAGCATGGGTCTGTATTTAATCCTCCTGTTCTCAGGTTCTGGCTGCTGTCTACAAGGCCTTGAATGATCATCATGTCTACTTGGAAGGGACACTGCTGAAACCCAATATGGTGACGGCTGGGCATTCCTGCCCCAAGAAGTACACCCCTCAGGATGTAGCCATAGCAACTGTCACTACTCTCCTCCGCACTGTTCCTGCTGCTGTCCCTGGTGATTCCCAATTTATTACTATCTATCCATTACTATGTACCAATCTTTCACATTGTCACTCTCACTGGCCTTGCTCCCACATATGATACACTCACTTCTCTGGCACATAAGGGTCAGGGACTGTGGTGAGTGCAGCACTCAGCTTCTTCCCCTCTTTATTGCAGGAATCTGCTTCCTGTCTGGAGGTCAAAGTGAAGAGGAGGCTTCTCTCAACCTAAATGCCATGAATCAGTGCCCTCAGCCTAAACCCTGGAAACTGACTTTTTCATATGGGAGAGCTCTGCAAGCCTCTGCTCTGGCAGCATGGGTGGGCAAATGGGAGAACAAGAAGGCTGCACAAGAAGCCTTCTGCAAGCGGGCACAGGTACAAGACCTTCCCCTCAGTTCAGACAGGCCCTGCTCTCTGAGTATAAAGGGAGATCTGTTTTCACCTTTCTAAAGATTCCTCTTGTTCCCATCCTTCCTGGTGCTTCATGTTCACCAAAGATGCTTTTCTGGGTGGCCTGATACAAGTCTAATGCAACAAAAAGCAGAGGTACTAACTAGTGACAACTAGACAATCTTTGGTAATGTGGAGTTACATCCACTGTGTCTGAGAAAAACGCTTCCCCTTCTGCCAGCGCAGCAAGTGACCATCCAATCACCCTAACTTGGGACAACTACTGACTGCCTTGGCAGTGTCACAAAACTGAGCTAGCTCATAAATGTCACTGGGGAATTCAGAATCTGTCTCCATTTTCCCTAATTTTGCCTTACTTTGTTTGCTCCTACTGTTTTTCTACAACTGTCTCTCTTGTTCCTCGCTAActgttttcccctcctttttgtctgtttttcagattAATAGTTTAGCTTGCAGAGGACAGTATGTCGTGTCTGGGAAGACCGATGCAGCTGCAACGCAGTCACTTTTCACTGCCAGCTACACTTACTGAAAGTGCAGGAATCCTGCTTTTGTCCTATCCCTCTTCATAGGTTGGAGATgttcagaatgaaaaaagaacaaagaaatctaATTCCTCTTACcctaaacaaaactgaaaataacatGGATTAGCTTCCCTGCCACCCTTTGCTCCCACGACTTACGGATAAAATATTCTTGTCTCATCTACACATTCTGTACAAACAGAAGACTTCCCAGAGAATAAGCAACAACTGCCATTGAAACACTAACCCACTATCCCTCTGGTTTAAACTTCTTCCCCAAAATAGCAGGCAGATTAAGTGGTAGTTTGGAATCCATGTTGTCTAGTAATTTAAACGCATAcctttttccacattctgctGCCAAAATCCTGAATTACAAAACCTGACTCTGTCTTTAATCACACGAATAAAACAATAATCAAAAGCTAATCTCTAGCTCACAAATCTTTATTCTGTACAAACTTTTCAGCATCTTTCATGTGTCTGTGATTTTCAGCAGCCCAAGTTAAATCGTGAAACATTACTGCTGGTAAGCTGGAGAACCCTGAGGAGATCAAAGTGAAATAATCCAATAATGATAAAACTAAAGACATTAATCCTGCTAACTGAAGTCAAGCAGACTGGGAAAACTTCAGATATATATGATAAGCAGTGCATTTAACTCCAGCCACAGATAAATAACAGTACCTTCAAAAGCTTCTCATGTCTCTGGAAAGTCCATCTCTTTGGTTTAGCATGATGCAGCTGATATACACTGAGTTAGGGTTACACAAGATGAGTCAGCACTGTGCAAAGACTAACTaatttttcaaaagtgcttttacTGTAGAGGCTTCAAAATAATTAGCATAACACATGCAAGGAGGTGTCTCAGTCTCCTGAGGTGGCATGAGTCGAATAGTTAGACTGATATCAGAGACCCCAGCTTGACCTACAATGTGTTGCTATGTACTTGTTAGGGATGTAACTTTcgttaaataaagcaaaattagGCAGTTACAAAAAATGTGTTACAGAAATAGCAGAACCAAATTATACAGGAATATTTGCCAAGTGACTCACTATACCAATCAGTGAGCAACAGCTCAGAGCTGTCCACCAACCAGTAAAGATCAAACAGTCTGGAATATGCTCTACCGCTCATAAACCGCATCCACCTCTGCCCAAAGGGAAGAGGTACAACTCTGCCATTGGGGTTGCCTGGCTGTGGAGGACCTCTAAGGATGCTTGGGACTGAGCTTGCACAGCCCAAGCCAGCACTCTTAGCATCCTGCTCCTCCCGACCACTGACACTGCTGCTCCTGTCAGCGAGGAAAGGGGAAGTAGAGATAATCACTTCTCTGTAACTTTGTAGTGTTCTTTACGTTAATAACTGCTCTTTCACAGAGCCAGTAAATACCCAAACTCCTTCATATGGATCCCATTATTGCATAGTAATTAATAAGTAAGTTGAGTCTGTCTTGACATAAAGCATGAAAGACAATCAAGTGACTTGCCAAAAGACACTCTAGAGGCTAATAGCAGAGTCAGGAACAATACCTGTTTTCTGGTTCAGTCTTGGTCCTCTGAGTCTTCGTGCATCTGAATTCAAATAACTCACTGCTCCCAGTAAGTAGCTCATTATTGTGCTACATATATCTGTATgatgtttcttttaaagttaaCACAGGGAAAAAGTTCCCCCAActggccaaaaaaaccccccaccttCTCTCTCTTTAGAAAACGGAAGTTGTATCTTTGCGAAATGATTCCTGCTTCTTTGCTGGACATTGGTCACAAGTACTGTCCTAGGTTCAGCTACAGGCTATATCCTGGCTCCTTACTTTGCTCTTTGACAAAGGTGTTTATGATCAGAGCAAGGTGTCCGCTAAATGTACCACCACAAATCAAAGCAAGGCTGTGCACAGATCATTATTTCTCACTTTTAAAAATGAGCACCCTtgtaaaaaacaggaaaagtaatTTCTCCTACAGTTGCTTGCTCCTTTCAGAAACTGTAACGGGCAGAACAAACTCACTGAGAAAACACATGAACTGACAATGCTGGCGTCTATTATACCCCAAAGATGCAACGAAAGGCTCAAGACAGCTGCTGGAGTTTTCACTGGCAAAAATACACAGCGATCACTAAAATCTCAGCAGGAGATGACATATGTCCATACCTTATGTTGTTTTAATCCCACATACTCTGTTGCCAAACCTCCTTCCCACGCTGCGGCTGTGACTGCCAGGCGGCTTTTCCCCTGTGCAGCGCCATTATCCTCGGAGCAAACCTGCCTCCCCGCTTCCCCCCGCCCGGGGCAGGCCCGGCGCCCGTGGCCGTGCGGAGACGCTCGCAGGGCACAGGGACGCAGGCACCGCTCGGACGCTTTCCACGGGCAGCGAGCGCACCAGCCGCCGCGGGGAGGAGCGGCGGGTGCGACGTGCGCCCTCGGCGCCCGGGACAAGGCGGGTGGCGGGGCGGCGGGCCACCTCCCGCCGCGGCAGACGGGCCACCAGCCCGCGGCCCCTTTAACCACGCGCGGCCGTTACCCACGCGCGGCCGTTGCCGCCTCCGCACTGCCGTTAGCCACGCGCAGCCGTCGCCGCTCCCAGCCGGGCGGCCGGAGAACTACAGTTCCCATGAGGCAGCGCGCGGGCGCCACCCCCGCCTCTTCCCCTCGTGCCGCCGCGCGCTGCCTGCCGGGAGGCGGCTCGGCCTCCCCCCGAGATGGCGGCAAGCGCTGCGCTGTTGACGGTGGGGCGGCGGCTGGGCcttggcgccgcgccgcgccgggcgctttGGGGCGGCTTCAGGTAACCGGGGGTGAAGAGAGGGTCCTCCCCGTGGGAGGGGAGGCTCGCAGGGGCGGGCGACCGGCCGTTGCCAACCGTTGGTCTCCTCTGaccgctgcctctcccgggcgtGCCCGCGCTGGGCCCGGCGCCGGCGTCTGGGCTTGGCTGCGGGCTGTCTCCGTACCCTCCGCTGGGGAGATCCCGATCAGCAGAGCTTTGTAGGCAAAGCCGTACTTGTGTTGGCCAGTGCCAGCTTGTGAGATGGCAGCAAGCCGAACAGTGTGGGGTAGGCCTTCTCTTTCCAGTCAGAACTCCAGTTTGAGGGCCAGGCTCTTCGTACTTTTTATCTGCTGGTACTGAATTTTTCTGCTGTAGTGGTTATTATTTCTCTGTTATCCCGTTATTTTGTTAACAAAATAGCCAGTGTACCTGAAACTAGGAAAACAGCTCATTAAGCTGGCTTAAAATTCTGTTCATTCTCCAAGCAGTAAAATAAGCAAGGCAATTCATCGCTATGTATTGACAAGCTCTGTGGCAAGCATCATTTGGGGTAAAAACTATGTGGCTAGCGTAGGTGCTTTTTGTATGCATAATATAACCTGCTCTCTCCACAGGGTGTGTAAACTCTCTGCAGACTGAATTGAGTCTGACATTAAAAGATTGTGAGTAGAAATGTGCTCTGATTCAGTCTTAAGTAGCCAAGAGGCTGAAAATTCTCGTCTTATATGGTGTCAATCATATAATTGTGTCTTATGTTTTATATcaacagaaaggagaaggaggaacTAGAAGTGGACAAAATAGttgagcaagaaaaaaaggaacccaGTTTGATCTGTCCTCCACCACGCAGCAGAAAGTACCTTCCTCCAGAGGATCTACAGAGTAGCCTCGAGTTTCTTGTCAGGGAGATTTTCGGACCCTCAGTTCCTGATAATTGGCAGCAGACACCTCTGAAAGAAAATAGGTTAAAGTATCGCCTCCTCGCTCAGCTAGCATCAGAATTTGGTCATACTGTCCCCAATTCACAGCTCCATCTGATGTGCAGTGCTAAGGATGTCTTGAATTTCTACAGCACACCTGTGAAGGATGTATCAAAGTTTGATGAACTGTGTGCTGCGGAGTTACCCCCAAACCTGAAGATTACTTGGGAACAGTGAGTCATACCGTGAagcatcactttgttttgcttgcaTTCTTAAGACAGAACTGCATAGCAGAGTCCTTTCATTGTGATATCAaccaaaaatattaatatcaTCAATAAAAGTTCATTTAATTGTCTGCAGATGTCATCATTTCTGTTTACTGTATTGTGAAAAGAGAAGAAGTTTGTGCTATGAAACAGTGACACAGTGTGGTCAGTAAAGGTAACAACATATGCTTTCTGGCCTGTGCAATGTTGCCTAAAAGTTACAGGATCTAGTAGGGCAAAAACAGAAGAGACAAACTCCTATTTCTTTCTTGCACCCTACAGACTTCCTGTCTTCCAGTCTTCACTGTCTAATGGACATTTGCTAGTGCATTTTCACTATAGAGAGAGCACTCAGACCCTTAGACTAGGCCAACAGACACTTGGGGAAGGAGTGGGGAGATAAGCCAAGGcagggagtctttttttttttttccttgaggttGAAAAGAAGACCTGTCAGaaacaatgtttttaaaagtcactGCAGGTTCTGTCTTACAACAAAACTCCACTTCTCCTGAAAATACAAACACAGAGCAAAGTGGAATTCTGTAATCTATTGACTCAGCATTAGAGATCTATTTAGCAGTTCTATTTATCCTCAAAATAGCTATTACTTAATAATAGATTTTCTTCCCATATAACTGATGTGTAGTTTTGCTTGTgatgagaaaagcagcaaattcAAGAGggcaataaaataaaagaattatgCAATAATCTGAAAAATACCTAGTACTTCCTCTGTGAAAGTTTTCTGCAAAACAGGATGATTAGAGTGAGGACAGACTGTGTGCAGAGAATGATAAATGAAACACCCTGGATTATACCATTTACTTCTCTGAACCTTCAATGTTCTGTTTCGTGAAATTCTTTAGTTTACACTTCTGCAATTAAATCTATCATAACTCTTGAAGTACACTTTTAAACTGCTGCTATTGTGctttaaaatgttctgtttctttATTCAATCTTCTGAACTACTGCTTTCTTCTCCTAACTCCCAATAAATTTGAAAGGAATCAGTATTCCTCCTTTTGAGTCCTGTGGAATTCCAGAATAGCATAAGTGTACTAAATGTTGTGTTGTAAGGCAAGAGTGAAAGAACTGGAGATGTCTCACTGATGACTGTGGACTACCATCTGTTAACAAATCCCTTACAGCTTATGAAAAAACACAGCCTGATAAAGAGCTAAATCTGTGTGTAATATCTAGTGAGCAGGAGATGATCTTGCACCAATTGTGTTATAAAATCTGCAATATACCTGTCTTTCATGGTGACATTTTCTTAGAAATTAAACACATGAATTATGCTGGGACAGAAAAGAACACTTTTCAAAGAATTTACAGGTGGGTATGCTCATCTCCAAGCTTTTATGGTATCATGTAATGTATAACAGCTAATAAGACCAGGCGAGTAGCACAAAAGGAATTCAGCACCAGGTCTAGATGGATGTGCCAATGGCTGAACTATGCTGAACTGCTCTGCTATATGTTCTGGGCAGACGAACACTTTTGCCTGCTATTCTTTTGTtgcggggagggggagcagggggttgttttgttttgcaacttGGGTGGGTTTTTATGTTGTGAGAAGATAAGTAATGCTGATTTGTTTCAGTGGCTCTCTGGAAGCAATGTAGGAagtgaaaatactttttcatgaCTTCCACTCAGAGGAAAGGTGCTTCTGTCTCCTTGGTTCCTCCTACCAAGCATGTTTCCTTACAATCCAAAATCCTGCTTCAGGGGTAGCTGTACTTTTTGCTCATCTCGCTGTCCTTTGTCTTCCATTGTAGCTAGTTTAATCAGAAGAGAGAGTGAAAAATCAAGGACTGAAACATGGGAAGGTAGAGAGCCAAGATAGGAGGAGGTTGTTAATTACAACAGCCTTGTCTCATATTTTGCTGTATCTGAGTTATATCAAACTGAGAGTATCCAAATCTCAAACGCTTCAGACCCTCTAGTAAACACCTCAGACTCCCTTCACCATAGCTATGCAGAAAGCCTCAGGGACTAAACAACATACAGGGAGGAAAAATCAGATGCAGGCATTTCACATAAAAGACTTCCAGCTGTTTGTAATAAGCTGACATAGCAGAAGTCTGAACTGAAATCAAAGTCTTGAATAAAACTCTTGAGCCATGGAAGGGCTAAGAGCTAGACCTTTAAAGGTGCTTAAGCAGTGTATAACACTTGGACTTTCAAAAGTACCTAATTTCTACTTCTACCGAGTTAAATACTGaaaagactcaaaaaaaaaaaaaaaaaaaaaaaaaaaaaaaaagccctgcccTTGCATTTGCAGGGCCTAATATTCATTTATTATAGCCAGAGCCAGTAGAGAAGAACAAAAGAAGCCAGGCTAGGAGCATATTTAGTAAGTGAGAGGTTATATGCCAGACTGGATAAAGAAAAGTCTGTATGAATGAGAGAAAGCTGAGTTTTTCTGTGAAGAGGCTCATGCATCTGTACAAGCAGCTGAGGGAGACAGAACTATATCGTTCCATCTGCCAGCTTGCTTGGGTGCATTAGCAGAGTCCCATGCTCCAGTAACAAGAGTTTTCTAACTTGATTCTGAGCACATGTTCAGATCTGGTCTATTTAGTTCTACTGCTGTTGATAGCATTCTAGGAAATTACTGAAGCGTACATCCTGTTAAATGTATGAAGTATTCCAAAGCCAGAAAGTGCCCTTTTTCTGCATTAAGGAAGGATCTggaaacaagtgaaaaaataatcaaaattattAGTGATTGTTtgtgctggggaagagggagggctGGAAATGAAACATATAGTTGTCCTTTTGTGCCAAGCCCTTGTGAGATAAAATAACTGTCTTTATAGTAACAGTTTTGCACTGTACAAGAGTGCTGAAGCTATGAATGCacataaaatatctgaaaacccTAAGgcagaaaatatgataaaaaatgTGGTATTGACAGTTTCTTTCCAAAAGTACACTTTAGGCCCAAATGTTGCTTCAGTGAGGTAACTGAAGTCCACAAACTTAGCAGAAGTAGACTTCATTTCAAGTGTCAAAGATGTTTCATGCTAGTGCTGCAATAGCTGTTTTCCAACTCCTATAGAGATATACCTGAAGACAATTCCTGATTTTGTTCCTGAAATTTCATGAAGCTGCAGCCAATGAACTAAGTAACGCAATACTCCAGGGTAAAGAGTCATTTTTGTAAAACCAGTGTTAACCCTGTTCAATGCACTCCCATTAACTCCCATTAACAACACAATTTACAGCTGTATCTCATCATCCTAGTAAATGACAGGGCAGAACCTAGCTTCTTCCAGGGCAGAACCAAACTTGAAGTGAACCTTGTGTTTTGCCATGAAGAATTCCCACAGGGCCTGTTTCATTTCACAgagttgttctgtttttcaggagTTTCTCAATCACAGTCTCCCCTCCAACCCTTGATATAGTGCTGCCTTTCACCTGTTGCGAAGGCCTAGCAAAACATAGATTTATACTAATGAAGTGCTCACATTCTGCACAACTATTCACCCAGCTGCTATGAGGTGTCTAGCTGTAGCAAAGCTAAGTGGTAGTAAACAGGCTGGGTTCCTGCTCTCGTAAGCCTCATCTAcgcttttttgtatttcagtccATTCTGTTTAAGTGTTTGCTCTTTCTATTGTCACTTCCTCATCTCTGTGTTAACTGTTACAAAATACATTTCAGTGGTCATACTTGCAGTTATTCCCAAACCTTTCTGATGAAGGGCTGATGACCCTTGACAGCTTTGTGACTTGTGGGGAAAGGGCACTGGGGACTTGGAGCAGGTGACTGGCTTGAGGGGCAGAGGAGAAAAGGCTGCAGTGCTATGCAGTGGGTGTTTATTCCATTTCCTGAAACCAGACAATCCGGTGCAACACCCTTATGAATGAAAATGACTGCCTTTACAAAAACAGTTCTGTATCTGATAGGAGATAAGCTGTTCCACTGGCTGATAAAATAAGATGTGATGGAGAGTACTTTGCACAGCCACCTTGGCTTACTTGGCTCTGTCACCTGTTTGCCACACCATGGATGCCTCCATAGCTAGCCAGACCATAGAAGAGGGATAGGCAGCCTTGAAATACAAATTGGGATAACAAACTCCATGGAGCCCTCTACCCACTTGTCAGGCTAGAGTGGGCTGAGTCAGTCAAATACAATGACAATAATTTATTCAAGTAGTGTCAGTCTTTCATCCTTCTCCCAGGAGTCATTTACTTGCTGATGTAAACCTTTTGCTGTATCTTTTTTAGCACATTTCCTTAATATCTGGTTAACAGATCAGCTAGTGTATGTTATGAGCGAATCCCTGGGTTACAGTGGGAGTGGACGCAGTTACTTAACATATAAAGCCTACTTTACAAAATCCAGAGGAAGAGTCTTCCCACAAATATTTAGGGGCAACATCCAAAAGCCTCTATATCAAGTAAATCAAATCTAAGGACTTCCCTCCTTGGAGAggaataaatatgtatttattttatcaaATAGCTATATTAGCTATTTAGTATAAGCTCTTGAGTTCTGAGCTCATCCTGTGGAGGGATGTCCTGCGAGCATCACTGTACCTAGGATTACAGATCGCATTTCCAGCTCCTCTAACAACTTTCTGTTTTGTAGGCTAGTAGCAGACAGAGGGAAACACAAATGCATAAGCAACATTAATCCATTTGTGGACAGAAGCCTATTAATGGCCTGTTTCAAGTCTTACTAAAACCAGTGGGACCTGCATCAGACTAACAATTGCAGTGACCACCACACATAACATGTATCTTCTAAGCTTTCATGCAATTCTTCGCTCTGCTTTGGCTCAATATGTCTCCCAAGCCTTTGGTTTTTGCTTCAAGTGACCATAATGATAATATGCTTACCAAAAGGTGCAAGGTTGCAAACAAGGCAGGCCTTGGTTGGATCTATCTGAAACATGGCCTGAGTTGGCTGAGTCTGGAGATACTGACCAATGCATGAGACTCTTTTCAATCATCAGAGCTGTTTTGTAGGGCATGCTCATTCAAGGTTGGAGGAGCATTAATGCTGTACTTCTAATACTGACCTCTGGTTTTGGCCAGATGTGCCAATTTTGCCTTCATACAGGTATTCAAGGCAAGAGCAGATGGTTTTCCTGATCTCATGAGTCACATCCAAAAGCCTTATGATAGCCAAGAGGCACAATCCACATACCAGGAGGAGTCAGGAGGAGGATGAACAAGAGGTTCCCACCTCACTGTCAGATGGGAGCCAGCTGGGCGGGCAGGCAGAGGCCACAGCCATCCATCTGGGTCACTTTTCTCCATAAGCAGGGGCTCAGGCACTGTTGCCAACCACTTTACATAGGCCTGGTTCACACCTGAAGTACATAAAGCTGCACGCAGCACAAAAGACATCAATCCATTGTAAGAGCTGATCCAAATCTGTGGTGAAAAATCTAGGTGCAGCAACACATTTATTTTAGGCAGTCATTACACTGAACTCCTGAAGCCATTGTTAGCTGCCTACTAGACTTGCTGTACACAGAGTAATTATGTGCCTTGGAGCAGgaactaaaaaaacaaaatccagcagCTACCCAAAGACTGAGTTTTCACTGGCTTACAGGTTTCAAGAGGTGAACACACATTGCTCCTAAAGGGAAAGATACCTGAGAAAAGCAAATGTGTTTTCAGGTTTAAACTTTGATTCAGGATGTCACCTGGCAACTGGCAAAGGTCGAGTGTACTATAGATCTAAAACAGCAGCAAACATACGGACCTGGGCAAGAGGAAATGTAGTGAGCATGGCTGTATAGGTGTATCTTCATCTAACCAGTCACCCAGACCA
It contains:
- the ALDOB gene encoding fructose-bisphosphate aldolase B, with protein sequence MTHQFPALSAEQKKALSDIAQRIVASGKGILAADESVGTMGNRLQRINVENTEENRRAFREILFSSDASINQSIGGVILFHETLYQKDSSGKPFPAVIKEKGIVVGIKLDKGTAPLAGTNGETTIQGLDGLAERCAQYKKDGVDFGKWRAVLKITSTTPSQLAIQENANALARYASICQQHGLVPIVEPEILPDGDHDLQHCQYVTEKVLAAVYKALNDHHVYLEGTLLKPNMVTAGHSCPKKYTPQDVAIATVTTLLRTVPAAVPGICFLSGGQSEEEASLNLNAMNQCPQPKPWKLTFSYGRALQASALAAWVGKWENKKAAQEAFCKRAQINSLACRGQYVVSGKTDAAATQSLFTASYTY
- the MRPL50 gene encoding large ribosomal subunit protein mL50, producing the protein MAASAALLTVGRRLGLGAAPRRALWGGFRKEKEELEVDKIVEQEKKEPSLICPPPRSRKYLPPEDLQSSLEFLVREIFGPSVPDNWQQTPLKENRLKYRLLAQLASEFGHTVPNSQLHLMCSAKDVLNFYSTPVKDVSKFDELCAAELPPNLKITWEQ